The following nucleotide sequence is from Halorussus caseinilyticus.
GAACGTGAGCGCAGGCTCGGCAGACGCGGTTTGTCTGCCGGTGTCGTCGGGAGCGAAGCGACGGACGGCTCGTCGGAACTCGCTTCCGACGGTGGATGAGTAGCGCAACGAAGGAGCGACCGGAGGGAGCGACGACCGAGGCTTGCGAGACGCTTCGCGTCTCGCCGACCTGCGACCCTCGGTCGCAGGCAACGCAATCGGTTGGGGAGGCACGTGGGTCGCGGTGGCGGTGCGGGGCGGTGCTGTGCGGTCGCGGTCCTCATCGGTTCAAGTCTGTCGCTCCCTACCGCCGACTAGACACTTACACACCATTTTAAGCAACCTATAGAATTCTCTAAAGCACATAAAACATGCTGAAGCAACGAAAGAGCTACATACCCATGTCCTCGGCGTCCTCCGGTACCGGCAGGTCGTGCGGCGAGACGCCGAGCAGTTCCGCGGCGTGGTCCAGCGCCATGTCGAACCCGTAGTAGCGTTCGAGTTCGTCGCCGTCGGCGCTCGGCCGGACTTTCAGCATGGCGTAGCCCTCGACGTTCTGGGCGACTGCGGCGGTGGAGCGGTCGGACTCGAATTCGAGGACGCGCTCGTCGTCCGTCTCGTAGTAGCGGGCGGTGATACCGTTCTCGGTGGTCTCTCGGTCGGTCATGCCCGGCGATTGGTGTCGGCGACAGTCGAAGGTACCGATTCGCCTCTAGGGGTGGACGTTGCGGACAGCGACGGTCGTCGGCTCTGGAACGCTTTCGTCTTCTCTCTCTCCGTGATAGCACCGCAACCGCCGGAATCGTCGTGATGAACGCCTCGAAAGCCCCCGCCCGCTCGCGGCCGCTCTGCGGGATATTCTCGCTCGCTCCGCTCGCTCAAATAGTGCCCGCAGAGACGACCATGATAAACGCGAGCGGGCGGCCCCTTTCATCCACCCAGACCGTGGTTTGGTCGGCCGAGCGCGTCCTGTCGGATGGTCGGCCGAGCGTTCGCCTCGCTCTCGCCGTCGGCCACGACCGCAGTAGATTTATAGCGAACCGCGTGGTCCCTCTGTGGCGGGGGTTGACCACAGATGCCAAAGCACATGGCCTGTCGAGAGCAGGGAATGGACTGCGACTTCGAGATAACCGACGAACACGAAGCGGAGATGGTTGATTTCATCCAGATTCACGCTCGGTCCCAGCACGACATGTCCGTCTCCGAGGACGAGGCCCGGGACATGATGGAGACGACCTGAACGGGCCACCGAGGCGAGCAATTTTTTCGCGCCGAAGCGCAAGCGTCGTAGTCGCTCGGCCGAACGTTCGACCATGACCAAGTGGCTCCAGAGCGGCCGACGGCGCGACCTCTGCGTCCTGTTGTACGACGCCGAGACGCTCCGCGGCCAGAGTCTCAAGACCCGCCTCGAAGACCACTACAACACCCACATCGACTCGAAGTCGTTCTACGCCGCGCTCCGGTCGCTCGAAGAGAAGGGATTCGTGGAGAAGCGCACCGACGGCATCCACGAGGCCTACGCACTGACCGACGCGGGCGAGCGCCGGGTCGAGGACCACTTCGAGTGGATGCGAGAGAAAGTGGTGTAGCCGAGACGCGTCACGAGATGCACAGATTTAACCACCCGACCCCGAGTAGCCCGATTCATGGCACGCGACGGCGGGTACGACGACTTCGAGCGCCACGTCCGTGAGACCTTAGCCGACGCGACGGGGTACACCTGCGAGAAGCAGTACGAAGTCGGCAAGTCCGGCAACCGGTGGAAAGTAGACTGCGTGCTACTGGACGACCACGACCTTCGGAAGGGCTACGTCGAAGTGAAAGAGACCTCTCGCTCCTCGAACAAGAGTACCTACATCAACCACATGCGGCGGGCCTACGCCGAGATGGGCGATTTCAGGGATTTCACCGCGCCCAAAGCCGTCGTCGTCGCCGAGAAGTGGGACTTCGGGCGGATGGACTGGGACGCGATGATGGACTCCATCGACTGTATGCTGGTGGACATCGAAGCAATCGACCGCTTCGTCGCCGAACTCGACTCGTAGCGCAACGGAGCTGCTCGACTCTCAGTCCAGCAACTCGTTCGCAATCGTGTTCCGCAGGACCTCGCTGGTCCCCTCGTAGATTTCGTTCAGTTTCGAGTCCCGGTAGTACCGCTCGGCGGGGAAGTCCTTCGTGTAGCCGTAGCCGCCGTGAATCTGGATGCCCTCGTTGGCGACTTCGCGGGAGATTTCGGAGGCGTAGAGTTTCGCTTGCGCGGCCTGCTTGATGTAGTCCTCGCCCCGCATCTTCCGGTCTGCCGCGCGGTGCATCAGCATCTTGGCGGCCTGAACCTTCGTGTCCATGTCGGCGAGTTTGTGCTGGATGGTCTGGAACTCCGAGATGGGTTGGTCGAACTGCTCGCGGTCTTGGGAGTATTCGAGGGCGTCGTCCAGCGCCGCGCGCGCGATGCCGAGCGAGCGCGCCGCGATGGTGATTCGCCCGCCGTTGAGTGTCTTCAAGGCGTGGACGAACCCGCGGCCCTCCTCGCCGAGGCGTCGGTCCTCGGGGATGCGCATGTCGTCGAACCGGAGTTCTGCGGTCGGACAGCCCTTGTCGCCGAGTTTGTCCTCGGTGCCCTCGACGTGGAAGCCGTCGTCCTCCTCCGGCCGGACGACGAACGACGAGATGCCTTTGTTGCCCGCCTCGGGGTCGGTCTTGGCGAACAGCGTCACCGTGTCGGCCACCGAACCGTTGGAAATCCAGAGTTTGCCGCCGTTGACGACGTACTCGTCGCCGTCCTTCTCGGCGGTGGTGTCCATCGCGGGCACGTCCGACCCCGCGCCCGCCTCCGAGAGGGCAAATGCGCCGATGTCTTCGCCCTGATTCAGTGGCGTCAGGTACTCCTGTTTCTGGTTCTCGTCGCCGAACTCGTAGAGCATGTTGCCCGCCAGACTGGTGTGGGCCGCGACGACGGTGCCGAGTCCGCCCGACCCGCGGGAAATCTCCTCGAGTCCGATGGCGTAGGAGTGGTAGTCGAGCCCGGCCCCGCCGTACTCCTCGGGGAACGGCATCCCCATCAGACCCAACTCGGCCATCTCATCCACGAGGTCTTGGGGGAACTCGTCGGTCTCGTCTATCTCGTCGGCGCGCGGCTTGATTTCCTCGTCTGCGAACTCCGCTACCATATCCCGTATCTGCTTCTGCTCGGCGGAGAGACTGAAGTCCATGCGCAAAAATTGGGTAGGAGTCACCCTTTAGTTTTCCCTTCCGGGCGCGGGCGGTGTTCGAGAGAGACGGGTCAGTTGCCACGAATCGCCAAAGCGACCGCAGAAATCGCGGCGAAGAAGTCCTCGAAAGCCCC
It contains:
- a CDS encoding DUF7111 family protein is translated as MTDRETTENGITARYYETDDERVLEFESDRSTAAVAQNVEGYAMLKVRPSADGDELERYYGFDMALDHAAELLGVSPHDLPVPEDAEDMGM
- a CDS encoding DUF1059 domain-containing protein, producing the protein MPKHMACREQGMDCDFEITDEHEAEMVDFIQIHARSQHDMSVSEDEARDMMETT
- a CDS encoding PadR family transcriptional regulator, with product MTKWLQSGRRRDLCVLLYDAETLRGQSLKTRLEDHYNTHIDSKSFYAALRSLEEKGFVEKRTDGIHEAYALTDAGERRVEDHFEWMREKVV
- a CDS encoding acyl-CoA dehydrogenase codes for the protein MDFSLSAEQKQIRDMVAEFADEEIKPRADEIDETDEFPQDLVDEMAELGLMGMPFPEEYGGAGLDYHSYAIGLEEISRGSGGLGTVVAAHTSLAGNMLYEFGDENQKQEYLTPLNQGEDIGAFALSEAGAGSDVPAMDTTAEKDGDEYVVNGGKLWISNGSVADTVTLFAKTDPEAGNKGISSFVVRPEEDDGFHVEGTEDKLGDKGCPTAELRFDDMRIPEDRRLGEEGRGFVHALKTLNGGRITIAARSLGIARAALDDALEYSQDREQFDQPISEFQTIQHKLADMDTKVQAAKMLMHRAADRKMRGEDYIKQAAQAKLYASEISREVANEGIQIHGGYGYTKDFPAERYYRDSKLNEIYEGTSEVLRNTIANELLD